The genomic stretch TAAATGAATTGCTTTACAAAGGAGAAAGGAATCAATAGAATGCTGCATTATGTACCCTATCTACCAGCCTGTGTctctaaaactaaaacaagatcTAATGTCTTTACTGACTACTACTGCTATTATATTAAAAGTTGTTCTACAATGCAGTAGACAATTGGGGTACAGGACTTTGAGAAACAAAGAAGGCTGTTTCACTATATTTGTATATCAGTGACAAGTGTGTGGGTTGGGTGGATATTTATATCTGGTCACTTTGAATAGAATGGTCTACATACCTGTGAATAATTAGTTAATTTAGTCATTTGATGCTAGGCTCAAACAAAAACACTACGCTTTTCTAGGAACAGGACTGCAGAAATCGGAGTGCATCCCACTGAAGTGAAATTAGTATATGGTGGTCAGACTAAAGTCAAACAAATGCCTGGCAGATATTTACTTGTATTACTTACTTATTCATTACTATTGGCATGGCCAAAGAGCAGTTTTTCAGTCATGGCAAATACTAGTTACCCATAcctttacatgttttaaaagtCAAGCTTAGCAGTGGGTCCTCCTACACATGACATTTAATTTCCCCAAGCACATTGGCTTTGTGCCAATTTAAGCATCATTGCGTTTTGCAATTCAAATGTGGACTTGAGAGACCGCTTCGACAAGTAGAATGAAATGATGTAGCATTTGTGTCTGGTACGGTTTGGTTTGAAAGTGAAACATGCTTAGCTTTCAGACTCGAGCACGGACTTCACGATTGCAGACTATCTTGTGATGGATAGTTTAATTTCTATTACTCAAGATGTCATTCCACCATTCCTGCATTTCCTACTTTATATGCACGCTGTACTTTGTTGCAGTTAAATGTCTGTTCAGTGCACTTCTGAAACAGCTTCTGAATAGACATGCCAAAGCTAGCTGAAAGGTATTATGCAGGTTAAGTAAATCAGCACTGCATAGTATTTTGACTGCCATTAACATTTTACTTCTAAGccaaacaatacagatataattttcaaaaaaataaCACCTGTTAAGTCTGTTATAATCTTTTTTTCCTCCCAGAgattaaatgtcatgttttgtCATATACGTTTTTCATCAAATATAGctctgattaaatatttaaaaaaatattttttcagaaaCTGTTCGCTGGGGTACTACATAACAACCAGAGAGATAATGTACtagaaaattatatattaatccTGATAAAAATGAAACCGCCAGCTTTTACATTCACCGTAGTTACATAGATTATTCCTTTAACATGATAGCTGATGAGATTGTTAATCTTAAAACCTAGATTGTGTTTGCTCTTGTTAACATTGAGCTCATGCCCATGTTGTGATTAAGCAATGCAGGATTCTTATTGCAAATCATTTTGAAATCCcaacattaaatacacagcTAATGAACATGAGCTGAACACTGTGGTGCACACATGGGTGTTGTACTTCCTTTGCCAAGAGAAAATGGGAAATGGAAAGGACTCATTTAATGGACTTCAGCAGCAGTAATGAGCTCCTCGTATCTCCCCCTGCACTCAGGCAGTGTTGACGTCCCGGGTAGAGCCAACCTGCACTGCTGTGAGAATTGAGGATTCACAGGAGGACAGCCTGTATCATAGCCCCCTATACTGTATAAGAGAAGAGACTGACTACATTAGAAAGGTAATGGAAGGAATCTTAAATGGAATTGCTATTTTTTATCTGAAGAAAAGAACAAGACTAATAAAAAGCAATtcgattttttttaataatcttaTCTATTTcagctttgttttcatttccccccccccccactacaTGTTTAGAATGGAGTATGTTAATGCCTTTCATTAATATAACTTAattcctttaaaatatatatgtgaagCTGCCCTGTGATGttttcaaatctgaaataattgtAGATGATTTGGTCATGTTGCTCGCATTTGTGTACACTTagatatgcaaaataaaaataaaaataaatatgggcGACAGCTGTCACATTTCCTTCTGTATGCTTTAATTTAGATCCGTTCTGCGTTAGACAAAATACAAAGACAAGTGTTCGGGGATGAATTGGATGGATGTAACAGATGGAAGATGGGATCAAAGGTAAGATGTGTCTTGGTACTACATGTGGCAAGGCAGGCTGATGAAGCAGGTCCCCAAGGGCTCTGAGCGTTTGAGAGAACCCACGCCTGAGCTGAAATATCACCTTTACTTGCAAAACAGTCCAAATCTCAATGATAAAACACAAGATGAAAACCACTAAACTGACTGGTGCTTAAGGCCCCATGCTAAGCAGGACAATCAATATCATAATTACATGGAGTGCATTGATGTACTGTTGCCTTATTATTCATAGCAATGAAAAGGGCAGTTCTTTACAATTTAATGTTTAGCTATGTTTCCGTGTGGCATATAGCATGAGAAAGAATGGTACTAACATGCCAAAGTCATAcactttgtctttgtaatgGCCTGTGCTCTCACTGAGGATTTGACACTGTTTTAGAGACGTTGCTACATTTGTGTTAatcaagcaaatcaaaacagctTACAGTGTGAAGATCAAGCCTAGCTGGTCCTGAACATATTTTCTCACCCACATCACTAAGTAGTACACAGCTCTCCATCAGCTGACCcttgtgacctctgacccctggTATTATGGAGAGCAGCTTCTGATTTATCCAACACATAACTTGATTTGTTCAAACACCACTCTGATCTCTTATTTCCAGTGCTGTATTTGCAAACAGGCCGAACAGGCAGCTGCAGAATTTATCTAACTGTTAATTAAATTGATTTATATTTCCTTCTAACACACAAATCCCCACTTTCTACCCTTATCAGACTAACTCTTCTGGAGACTTAATGACCAACAGCACTCTTTATGTCCGGCACCACCAGATACTTCAAGATCTCCACACCAAGGAATTGCAGCTCTCCCATATCCTTATGGAGAATCAAGAGCTCGAAATCAAGGTAGGACTTGGTGTGCTTTGCAATGAAGAGAAGATACATTATtggtttcttagcagacacccttccCCAAGGCAACTTAGTTttcacatacagtactgtgcaaaagttttaggcaggtgtgaaaaaatgctgtaaagtaagaatgctttcaaaaatagacatgttaattgataaatataatatattaactaaatgcaatgtgagtgaacagaagaaaaatctaaatcaaatctatatctggtgtgaccaccctttgccttcaaaacagcatcaattcttctaggtaaacTTGCACAGTGTAGTCAGGTAttgtgtaggcatatagtcaggtgtatgattaaacaattataccaaacagctgctaatgatcatcaattcaatatgtaggttgaaacacaatcatgaactgaaacagaaacaactgtgtaggaggaataaaactgggtgaggaacagccaaactcagctaacaaggtgaggttgctgaagacagtttactgtcagaagtcagacaccatggcaagactgagcacagcaacaagacacaaggtagttatactgcatcagcaaggtctctcccaggcagaaatttcaaggcagacaggggtttccagatgtggtACAcgcatctactgtccggagaagtctggtcagaagtggccttcatggaagacttgcggccaaaaagccatacctccgatgtggcaacaaggctaagcaactcaactatgcataaaaacacaggaactagggtgcagaaaaatggcagcaggtgctctggactgatgagtcaaaatctgaaatatttggctgtagcagaaggcagtttgttcaccgaagggctggagagcggtacacaaatgagtgtctgcaggcaacagtgaagcatggtggagcttccttgcaagtttggggctgcaattctgcaaatggagttggggatttggtcagaattaatggtcttctcaatgctgagaagtacaggcagatacttatccatcatgcaataccgtcagggaggcatctgattggccccaaatttattctgcagcaaacaacgaccccaaacatacagcgacagtcattaagaacgaTCTTCAGCGTAAAAAAGAACAAGgtgtcctggaagtgatggtatagcccccacagagccctgatctcaacatcattgagtctgtcagggattacatgaagagagagaagcaactgaggctgcctaaatccacagaagaactgtggttagttctctaAGATGTTTGGgacaacctacctgccgagttccttcaaaaactgtgtgcaagtgtacctagaagaattgatgctggtttgaaggcaaaaggtggtcacaccaaatatggatttgatttagatttttcttctgttctctcactttgcatttagttaactgataaatataatctattaacatgtctatttttgaaagcattcttactttacagcattttttcacacttgcctaaaacttttgcacagtactctaTATATCTATAATGCTCCTTCTCCCACTCAACACACATGTAATGCACCATGACAATATTCATGCAACAAGGAAACACAGATACAGTGTTAAATTATATTGTCCTAAACGGTTTGCTTGATTTTGAAAGATAATGGTGAAGCAAAATTGCTCAGGAGGGAAAAGCCATCACTTTTTTTCCTGGATTGATTTTAGTTCTCGATTTTATTTAGGTAAACATTACTGAAACAAAACCTTTTACTCCTCACTCTCagcaatttgttttccaaaaataatatacaaggACTGTAAAAATAACAACAGAGAAGGGAGAAGCAATTTTAAAGCATTATACAGTGCTTGAAAaccataaaaaatgtttttggttgGGTTGAGTTGGGTTTGTGGATTTAGCCTGAGGTTTCTggtatgtgtgtgcatttgcTGGTAAAAGTTTATTCTTGAACCCATTACTACAATTTGAATAACTAATATTTATCTTGCACAATGACTTCCCATAGGGTGATTGGTGTGGTGGAAAATAACTTGACTACACTGTTATGCATATATTCTACTCGGAGAATAATTAAATATGAGTCAACAACTCATTGGTTGCATTACTCAAAATACAGGATGGACAagttcatttgtttttgttaaaaaaaaaaatggcattgATATTGTCAGTATAAAGACTTTtggatattttttattatgcaCACAAGTCAGTAAAGATAATGCATAATACACAGTACCACTTATTTCAAATTTTACATCATCAGTCTAATATCCTCCTCAGCTTGAAGCCACTCGGGAAGCAGGGGTAACCAGCTTAAGAAACGCTGCAAAAAGGCTTTTCGAGACATATGAGTCCCAGGCAGAAGAGATGAGGGTAAAACACGGGCAAGAGAAAGAGACAATGCAGGTAAGGGAATGTCAAGTTATGGAATTAATGCAAGGCACAGTTGTAAACTTAACTCTGTGACTAAGTACTAATATAAACAGTATGAAGTCAATCTCTGCAGTTTCACTTGCTTTTCCGTTACCCCTGAATGACACTGCAAAAACAGTGTACAATAGCCAATGTCACTCCTCCAAGTAAGGTTACACATTCAGTGAGTGAATAAACCCAGGTGGCAAACATCTTCCCCATCCTTTTAGTTCTATCTTTTTGACAGGCAAGACTGGAAAGCACCATAATTACATTCTGCTGCTGTGTCAGGGATCTGTACTTTCTGAAGACTTCATTAAGTCTGGATCTGAGCTAGACAAAGTATTATAGAGATGAATGGCATGGGGCTGAGGTCCTCTCCTGTACACAACTTCCTGGCTTCCTCTTCTGCTTTGGTCACTTACTCCACTTTTATTGAAATGCCTAAGCTGATTTACCCTTTACAGTCTAGTAAGTATAAAGCAAAAACTACAGTGTAAATTATTGAATGTTCTAGAAGCCCATGAACAACAAACAGTGTTAATGAATGCTCTCCTATGACCAAATCAGCCTTTATCTGACTTGAGAAAAATGTGACTTTGGAAACCACATTCTATAATAATATAAGTATTAACATTCCTTAGGATGGTATTGGCAATTTGTGATGTGAACacacattttttacatttgacCACCGCTTTAAAACAGTGCTTTTAAATAGTTTGTTGTCTTTTCCTCCCTTCTTTCTAACTATGTTAAGAGTTGTGCTGCGGAACTGGAGCAGGAtttaagacagcgccttgagaACCTTCAGAATCTGGAAATAAGTCTTCAAGGAAAGCAGGAGAGAGTCTCAGAACTGGAAAAGCTAGTAGGAAGAATGGAACAGGTGGGTTTATATTTATACTGTCATCAGTCCCACCTAAATTTCCTAAATTTAACTCTTTTACATATAAGAAAGAAGAATTATGAAATGGTTGTTTCCAGATAGTTTTTAAATCTCTAT from Amia ocellicauda isolate fAmiCal2 chromosome 8, fAmiCal2.hap1, whole genome shotgun sequence encodes the following:
- the LOC136754809 gene encoding coiled-coil domain-containing protein 68 isoform X1; translation: MAVLTSRVEPTCTAVRIEDSQEDSLYHSPLYCIREETDYIRKIRSALDKIQRQVFGDELDGCNRWKMGSKTNSSGDLMTNSTLYVRHHQILQDLHTKELQLSHILMENQELEIKLEATREAGVTSLRNAAKRLFETYESQAEEMRVKHGQEKETMQSCAAELEQDLRQRLENLQNLEISLQGKQERVSELEKLVGRMEQEKAVLTKKKKLIEHETRWRPALPQSPVSNVESLRSRKTEANSLQEKIHHLNDMILSQNRKLRSYIQQIQQLNKELSDQDNAVWTLTESLHSAEAKNRELKYKVDFWTQTKVSTGASVNSSTMESRYLPLKIMSSAQNG
- the LOC136754809 gene encoding coiled-coil domain-containing protein 68 isoform X2 — its product is MAVLTSRVEPTCTAVRIEDSQEDSLYHSPLYCIREETDYIRKIRSALDKIQRQVFGDELDGCNRWKMGSKTNSSGDLMTNSTLYVRHHQILQDLHTKELQLSHILMENQELEIKLEATREAGVTSLRNAAKRLFETYESQAEEMRVKHGQEKETMQSCAAELEQDLRQRLENLQNLEISLQGKQERVSELEKLVGRMEQEKAVLTKKKKLIEHETRWRPALPQSPVSNVESLRSRKTEANSLQEKIHHLNDMILSQNRKLRSYIQQIQQLNKELSDQDNAVWTLTESLHSAEAKLLHDGIQIPSFKDNVLCTKWLKSSNWSV